A DNA window from Polyangium spumosum contains the following coding sequences:
- a CDS encoding ABC transporter ATP-binding protein: MGEVLRCESLVRRLGDRDVVRGASLDLDEAVSVALVGPSGCGKTTFLQMIGLLDRPTAGRVVLAGHDAWSLADDVRAELRLAWIGFVFQQNNLVASLSARENVALPAWRLGSSRREAERAADALLERFGLAARRDAPPGELSVGEAQRVAIARALVNRPRLVLADEPTGSLDSASADVVMDALAAASALGAALLMVTHDPRIAARAQRTVEMRDGRL; the protein is encoded by the coding sequence ATGGGCGAGGTCCTCCGCTGCGAGAGCCTCGTGCGTCGCCTCGGCGATCGTGACGTCGTCCGCGGCGCCTCGCTCGACCTCGACGAAGCCGTGTCCGTCGCGCTCGTGGGCCCGAGCGGCTGCGGCAAGACCACCTTCCTCCAGATGATCGGCCTGCTCGATCGGCCCACCGCCGGCCGCGTCGTCCTCGCCGGTCACGACGCCTGGTCCCTCGCGGACGACGTACGCGCCGAGCTGCGCCTCGCCTGGATCGGCTTCGTGTTTCAGCAGAACAACCTCGTCGCGAGCCTCAGCGCGCGAGAGAACGTGGCGCTGCCTGCGTGGCGCCTCGGCTCCTCGCGCCGCGAGGCGGAGCGTGCGGCCGACGCGCTGCTCGAGCGGTTTGGCCTCGCCGCGCGGCGTGACGCGCCTCCGGGCGAGCTCTCCGTGGGCGAGGCGCAACGCGTGGCCATCGCCCGCGCCCTCGTCAACCGCCCGCGCCTCGTGCTCGCCGACGAGCCGACGGGCAGCCTCGACAGCGCCTCCGCGGACGTCGTGATGGACGCGCTCGCCGCGGCCTCGGCCCTCGGCGCGGCGCTGCTCATGGTCACGCACGATCCGCGGATCGCGGCGCGAGCCCAGCGGACCGTCGAGATGCGCGACGGGCGGCTCTGA
- a CDS encoding acyltransferase family protein: MIHEERRIHALDGARAFATALVVLLHGLLSFLETPIGWAIKDHSTHLAADFVVWVGRAFLMPVFFLLSGMVSRRIVLRGGLRGFARERAVRVLAPLLAALVPVSAAMNALWDHGRALEGRAAVGNQVPALRASELPVTLAHLWFLYYLLLLSTLAAVLPRRPLRWPLVLPGLAIVPVSLVLLAAGKLQLDTPLSFLVEPSIAAYFVVFFVWGWLLDPEGLEVYAQKLPWLLGLALVLLASLVPALVASTAEGAPARAPAWALVTSAAFSCVSVAVFLGTSGRLVTRERPLVRRLADASYFTYVTHLPLVVLLQIAASRLAWPGPLKYAGVVTITGAVCLGSFVLLRAARRASRRSAGLAPRSADRA; encoded by the coding sequence ATGATCCACGAGGAGCGGCGGATCCACGCGCTCGACGGCGCGCGCGCCTTCGCGACGGCGCTCGTGGTCCTCCTGCACGGCCTGCTCTCGTTCCTGGAGACGCCGATCGGCTGGGCGATCAAGGACCACTCGACCCACCTCGCCGCGGATTTCGTGGTGTGGGTGGGCCGCGCGTTCCTGATGCCGGTGTTTTTCCTCCTGTCGGGCATGGTCTCGCGCCGGATCGTGCTCCGCGGCGGCCTGCGGGGGTTTGCGCGCGAGCGGGCGGTCCGCGTGCTCGCGCCGCTGCTCGCCGCGCTCGTGCCCGTCTCCGCGGCGATGAACGCGCTCTGGGACCACGGGCGCGCGCTCGAAGGCCGCGCCGCCGTGGGCAACCAGGTGCCGGCGCTGCGCGCCTCGGAGCTACCCGTCACGCTCGCGCACCTCTGGTTCCTTTACTACCTGCTCTTGCTCTCGACGCTCGCCGCCGTGCTGCCGCGGCGCCCGCTCCGATGGCCGCTCGTGTTACCAGGCCTCGCGATCGTCCCGGTCTCCCTGGTGCTGCTCGCCGCGGGCAAACTCCAGCTCGACACGCCCCTCTCGTTCCTCGTCGAACCCTCGATCGCAGCCTATTTCGTGGTGTTTTTCGTCTGGGGCTGGCTGCTCGATCCGGAGGGGCTCGAGGTGTATGCCCAGAAGCTCCCGTGGCTCCTGGGGCTCGCGCTCGTGTTGCTCGCGTCGCTCGTCCCGGCGCTCGTCGCGAGCACCGCGGAGGGCGCCCCGGCGCGCGCGCCCGCGTGGGCGCTCGTCACGAGCGCGGCGTTCTCGTGTGTCTCCGTGGCGGTTTTTCTGGGCACCTCGGGGCGGCTCGTGACCCGCGAGCGGCCGCTCGTCCGCAGGCTCGCCGACGCGTCGTACTTCACGTACGTCACGCACCTGCCGCTCGTGGTCCTCCTGCAGATCGCAGCGTCGCGGCTCGCGTGGCCGGGGCCCTTGAAGTACGCGGGCGTGGTGACGATCACGGGGGCGGTTTGTCTGGGCTCGTTCGTGCTCCTCAGAGCCGCCCGTCGCGCATCTCGACGGTCCGCTGGGCTCGCGCCGCGATCCGCGGATCGTGCGTGA
- a CDS encoding BPSL0067 family protein: MAYRTNTPELYEGRHYGESEQCVALVKYACGAPHTSAWRKGALVLGNAALQPGTAIACGWVDDRYMSFARGNHAAIYLGQFGNTIEVVDQWSGSPARRRYKTHKPEKAYYVIEG, from the coding sequence ATGGCCTATCGCACGAATACTCCGGAGCTTTACGAAGGCAGGCACTACGGCGAGAGCGAGCAGTGCGTCGCGCTCGTCAAGTACGCCTGCGGCGCGCCGCACACCTCGGCCTGGAGGAAGGGCGCTCTCGTGCTCGGGAACGCGGCCCTTCAGCCCGGCACGGCGATCGCGTGCGGCTGGGTGGACGACCGTTACATGAGCTTCGCGCGTGGCAACCACGCGGCGATCTACCTCGGCCAGTTCGGCAACACGATCGAGGTCGTCGACCAGTGGTCCGGCTCCCCGGCGCGTCGTCGCTACAAGACGCACAAGCCCGAGAAGGCGTACTACGTCATCGAAGGCTGA
- a CDS encoding flavin monoamine oxidase family protein: MKSKTRFDRRRFLELLSVAGVAVYLPGCGPDDGQPPNNPPASSKKALVLGGGLAGLTAAYDLSKQGWDVTVLEAQASAGGRVQTHRAFENGQYAELGATRIPDVHDLTIAYAEEFGLKLVEFQDGTPLYYLGGNRFVHAEGTPWPIDGLSAEEAMEGLGMWSTYIAANFEKFGNPRDGSFPLPGVVDQWDGKTMIDYLKDQGATDAFLPLYASDNGSEVHKIGALAWMALEVADQDWNLTYHVEGGNDLIVQKLLEKLDGKILFEKVVKSISQDDTKVTVTVDAKGTTETYEADYLVCAIPFPPLRDVTFSPALPDDKQKAIDELYMMTAARGTFQTKTRFWKNDPLGELGGLKLVKSDTRAERVWDLTNTQTGDTGILVAYTQNENADAFGAVPEAEREAFMQAEIAKFFPEIEAEKSSFHQKVWAQDPWVKGAWTAILPGQWWMMAVIPRVEGRIHFAGEHTSIWAGWMQGAIESGKRAASEILKKS; the protein is encoded by the coding sequence ATGAAAAGCAAGACCAGGTTCGATCGCCGTCGCTTCCTCGAGCTCCTCTCTGTCGCCGGCGTCGCCGTGTACCTGCCGGGCTGCGGGCCGGACGACGGACAACCGCCGAACAATCCGCCTGCATCGTCGAAGAAGGCGCTCGTGCTGGGGGGTGGCCTCGCGGGGCTCACGGCGGCCTACGATCTCTCGAAGCAGGGATGGGACGTCACCGTGCTGGAGGCGCAGGCCAGCGCCGGCGGCCGCGTCCAGACGCACCGCGCGTTCGAGAACGGCCAGTATGCCGAGCTCGGGGCGACACGCATCCCCGACGTGCACGATCTCACGATCGCGTACGCCGAGGAGTTCGGCCTGAAGCTCGTCGAGTTCCAGGACGGCACGCCGCTGTATTACCTGGGGGGCAACCGATTCGTGCACGCGGAGGGCACGCCGTGGCCGATCGACGGCCTCTCGGCCGAGGAGGCCATGGAGGGCCTCGGCATGTGGTCGACGTACATCGCGGCCAATTTCGAGAAATTCGGCAATCCGCGCGACGGATCGTTCCCGCTCCCCGGCGTCGTCGATCAATGGGACGGCAAGACGATGATCGATTACCTCAAGGACCAGGGCGCGACCGACGCCTTCCTCCCGCTCTACGCGTCGGACAACGGCTCCGAGGTCCACAAGATCGGCGCCCTCGCGTGGATGGCGCTCGAGGTCGCGGACCAAGACTGGAACCTCACCTACCACGTCGAGGGCGGCAACGACCTCATCGTGCAGAAGCTCCTCGAGAAGCTCGACGGCAAGATCCTGTTCGAGAAGGTCGTGAAATCGATCTCGCAGGACGACACGAAGGTCACGGTCACCGTCGACGCGAAGGGCACGACGGAGACGTACGAGGCCGATTACCTCGTCTGCGCGATCCCCTTCCCGCCCCTGCGCGACGTCACGTTCTCGCCGGCGCTGCCCGACGACAAGCAGAAGGCGATCGACGAGCTTTACATGATGACCGCGGCGCGCGGCACGTTCCAGACGAAGACGCGATTCTGGAAGAACGATCCGCTCGGCGAGCTCGGCGGGCTCAAGCTCGTCAAGTCGGACACGAGGGCCGAGCGCGTCTGGGATCTGACGAACACCCAGACCGGCGACACGGGCATCCTCGTGGCGTACACCCAGAACGAGAATGCCGACGCGTTCGGCGCCGTGCCCGAGGCCGAACGCGAGGCGTTCATGCAGGCCGAGATCGCGAAGTTTTTCCCGGAGATCGAGGCCGAGAAGTCCTCGTTCCACCAGAAGGTCTGGGCGCAGGATCCGTGGGTGAAGGGCGCGTGGACGGCGATCCTGCCGGGCCAGTGGTGGATGATGGCGGTCATCCCCCGCGTCGAGGGCCGCATTCATTTCGCCGGCGAGCACACCTCGATCTGGGCCGGCTGGATGCAGGGCGCGATCGAGAGCGGCAAGCGCGCCGCGAGCGAGATCCTGAAGAAGAGCTGA
- a CDS encoding cupin domain-containing protein, protein MPTFIEKPSRIEAAGNKPKIIDEYVGRVNTRTESASVAHMRSPGGWVEPGQRPAFDEFTVVLRGTLHVEYEGGALDVRAGQAIITHKGEWVRYSTPGEEGAEYIAVCLPAFSPQTVNRDA, encoded by the coding sequence ATGCCGACCTTCATCGAGAAGCCGAGCCGCATCGAGGCGGCGGGGAACAAGCCGAAGATCATTGACGAGTACGTCGGGCGGGTGAACACGCGCACCGAGAGCGCGAGCGTGGCCCACATGCGCAGCCCCGGGGGCTGGGTCGAGCCGGGCCAGCGCCCGGCGTTCGACGAGTTCACGGTCGTGCTACGAGGGACGCTCCACGTCGAATACGAGGGCGGAGCGCTCGACGTGCGCGCGGGTCAGGCGATCATCACGCACAAGGGAGAATGGGTCCGCTACAGCACGCCCGGGGAGGAGGGCGCGGAGTACATCGCGGTCTGCCTGCCGGCGTTCTCGCCCCAGACCGTGAACCGCGACGCCTGA
- a CDS encoding DNA-binding protein yields MSHRALLLAFPLAALLAGCGPDEFQKGTELPPPELVTIAEARALPANEYTQIEGFVSVPSGTYFSATGDFGFAIQDDTGGIYVSLLDPVNILIGSQVRVIGQVTQVSKQTVLVTNATGPQVLGGVKEVMPKDVTAGDVGESTEGQLVRVKGKVSKDLVQEQFVGVRASVDDGSGEIQIFVCLQGDKPLIDTTKLTVGAEVEITGLVQQYFERYEIAPRGAVDLVIPAPSP; encoded by the coding sequence ATGTCTCACCGCGCTCTCCTCCTCGCTTTTCCCCTCGCCGCGCTCCTCGCCGGCTGCGGCCCCGACGAATTCCAGAAAGGGACGGAGCTCCCTCCCCCGGAGCTCGTCACCATCGCGGAAGCCCGCGCCCTGCCCGCGAATGAATACACGCAGATCGAGGGCTTCGTCAGCGTCCCGTCGGGCACGTACTTCAGCGCCACCGGCGACTTCGGCTTTGCGATCCAGGACGATACCGGCGGCATCTACGTGAGCCTCCTCGACCCGGTGAACATCCTCATCGGATCCCAGGTCCGCGTGATCGGTCAGGTGACGCAGGTCTCGAAGCAGACCGTGCTCGTCACCAACGCGACCGGGCCCCAGGTCCTCGGCGGCGTGAAGGAGGTCATGCCGAAGGACGTCACGGCCGGCGACGTCGGCGAGTCGACCGAGGGCCAGCTCGTCCGCGTCAAGGGGAAAGTGTCCAAGGACCTCGTCCAGGAGCAATTCGTGGGCGTCAGGGCGTCCGTGGACGACGGCTCCGGCGAGATCCAGATTTTCGTGTGCCTGCAGGGCGACAAGCCCCTCATTGACACCACGAAGCTCACCGTGGGCGCCGAGGTCGAGATCACGGGGCTCGTCCAGCAATACTTCGAGAGGTACGAGATTGCCCCGCGCGGCGCGGTCGATCTCGTGATCCCCGCGCCTTCGCCCTGA
- the msrB gene encoding peptide-methionine (R)-S-oxide reductase MsrB, whose amino-acid sequence MASQPEREDPFRERLSPEQYRVSRCGGTERAFTGKYWNHKDDGRYVCVCCGAPLFDSTTKYDSGSGWPSYWAPISKDLVKELEDTSHGMSRTEVRCAKCDAHLGHVFLDGPPPTGMRYCINSASLDFMPREKTGG is encoded by the coding sequence ATGGCGAGCCAACCCGAGCGCGAGGATCCCTTCCGCGAGCGCCTCTCCCCCGAGCAATACCGCGTCAGCCGATGCGGCGGCACCGAGCGGGCGTTCACGGGCAAGTACTGGAACCACAAGGACGACGGGCGCTACGTCTGCGTCTGCTGCGGCGCGCCGCTCTTCGACTCCACGACGAAATACGACTCCGGCAGCGGCTGGCCGAGCTATTGGGCCCCGATCTCGAAGGACCTCGTCAAGGAGCTCGAAGACACGAGCCACGGCATGTCGCGCACCGAGGTCCGCTGCGCGAAATGCGACGCCCACCTCGGCCACGTCTTCCTCGACGGCCCGCCTCCGACCGGAATGCGGTACTGCATCAACTCGGCCTCGCTCGACTTCATGCCCCGCGAGAAGACGGGAGGCTGA
- a CDS encoding Uma2 family endonuclease, translated as MAAKMPLVTEDEYVELERKSPTKHEYCRGVITAMAGGSARHNAICANMIGLLFGALRGGPCAVLTSDQRVYVEATGLYTYLDAVVVCGAPRFHPKYRENLLNPRVIVEVLSPSTARHDQTSKFAHYRMIPSLDEYVLVYQDERRIEHFKKLPTGQWLLTERAGDEGSVELPALGCTIQLADVYAGVDRFAPEQDGQGNEPPSAPES; from the coding sequence ATGGCCGCCAAGATGCCTCTCGTGACCGAGGACGAGTACGTCGAGCTCGAACGCAAGAGCCCGACGAAACACGAGTATTGCCGCGGCGTGATCACGGCGATGGCCGGCGGATCCGCGCGGCACAACGCGATCTGCGCGAACATGATCGGCCTCCTCTTCGGCGCGTTGCGAGGAGGGCCGTGCGCCGTCCTGACCAGTGATCAACGCGTCTACGTCGAGGCGACGGGCCTCTACACCTACCTCGACGCGGTCGTCGTCTGCGGCGCGCCCCGGTTTCACCCGAAGTACCGCGAGAACCTCCTGAACCCGCGGGTCATCGTGGAGGTCCTCTCGCCCTCGACGGCGCGGCACGATCAGACGTCGAAGTTCGCGCATTATCGCATGATCCCCTCGCTCGACGAGTACGTCCTCGTGTACCAGGACGAACGGCGGATCGAGCATTTCAAGAAGCTCCCGACGGGGCAGTGGTTGCTCACCGAGCGCGCGGGGGACGAGGGCAGCGTCGAGCTGCCCGCGCTCGGCTGCACGATCCAGCTCGCCGATGTGTATGCGGGCGTCGATCGATTCGCGCCGGAGCAGGATGGCCAGGGGAACGAGCCACCTTCCGCCCCGGAATCCTGA
- a CDS encoding spermidine synthase, with translation MRRAKYPPTAPALVQATLALTLLACDTPREPSRSPAPSPPPKVASQKPTPAPPPGATLPPGVRAEVQGKTGIVRVVEQDGFRLLTIDDTVHAAHFVGPGDAPLAAYDPLVSILVSARHEHPGHALVIGLGSGATAAELASVGFEVEVAEEDPAVIDVARRFFDYQGHAEVIDGLEKVRHCGCEYDLILVDAFAGHDLPPSFLDANAMFNFGLHLPPQGVLAVRLLGSPRDDAVVAAVRAFAGAFKHVRLYGTGAADEPQNLYLLLSHTPLRLFDEDLGLAFPLPLPAPEAAPAARTSRAEARRDVALGRMERRASLVGYLVRGEDGSFCLDLPHWEMGARRFVLTGSEATSLAKLLPTKVDFPTQGDLSTDGDVSGTLHSLLGGGGVKLSTVRFSPVVVAVEGKLSRRKPETSGDPRDVPRGAFNPGAFMASAKKITANAQGELLVEKVHLTLTTAEWRVFRQKTLKPLAARAAAALAKADFVAAEKDIRGMLDALDQRFGRFAPRMVTYDELATLLRVLVPPASGADEDPAARAEACNDARRRYRIGYGGPAWPTEGERREVSRMLVALFECAAKNYEQAAGKSPSSPRERALARSLVELFEDAGWDEFDDKKREALAKRAEELRKKWPLEPEPPPIPR, from the coding sequence ATGCGCCGCGCGAAATACCCTCCGACCGCACCCGCGCTCGTCCAGGCGACCCTCGCCCTCACCCTCCTCGCCTGCGATACGCCCCGCGAGCCTTCGCGTTCGCCCGCGCCCTCGCCTCCGCCGAAGGTCGCATCGCAGAAGCCCACCCCCGCGCCGCCGCCCGGCGCCACGCTCCCGCCGGGCGTGCGCGCCGAGGTGCAAGGAAAAACCGGTATCGTGCGGGTCGTCGAGCAGGACGGCTTTCGCCTGCTCACCATCGACGACACCGTTCACGCCGCCCATTTCGTCGGCCCCGGGGACGCGCCGCTCGCCGCGTACGATCCGCTCGTCTCGATCCTCGTATCCGCGCGGCACGAGCACCCCGGGCACGCGCTCGTCATCGGCCTCGGCTCGGGCGCGACGGCGGCGGAGCTCGCGTCGGTCGGGTTCGAGGTCGAGGTCGCCGAGGAGGATCCCGCCGTGATCGACGTCGCGCGCCGCTTCTTCGATTACCAGGGTCACGCCGAGGTGATCGACGGCCTCGAGAAGGTGCGCCATTGCGGGTGTGAATACGATCTCATCCTGGTCGACGCCTTCGCGGGCCACGACCTGCCGCCCTCGTTCCTCGACGCCAATGCGATGTTCAACTTCGGCCTGCACCTCCCGCCGCAGGGGGTCCTCGCTGTGCGGCTTCTCGGCTCGCCCCGCGACGACGCCGTCGTGGCCGCCGTGCGCGCGTTTGCGGGCGCGTTCAAGCATGTGAGGCTCTACGGCACGGGCGCGGCGGACGAGCCGCAGAACCTCTACCTCCTCCTCTCCCACACGCCGCTGCGCCTCTTCGACGAAGACCTCGGGCTCGCCTTCCCGCTGCCGCTGCCCGCCCCCGAGGCGGCGCCGGCCGCCCGGACGTCGCGCGCCGAGGCCCGGAGGGACGTCGCGCTCGGCCGCATGGAACGGCGGGCCTCGCTCGTGGGCTACCTCGTGCGCGGCGAGGACGGCTCGTTTTGCCTCGACCTGCCGCACTGGGAAATGGGCGCGCGCCGGTTCGTCCTGACGGGGAGCGAGGCCACGAGCCTCGCCAAACTCCTGCCGACGAAGGTCGATTTTCCGACGCAGGGAGACCTGAGCACCGACGGCGACGTCTCCGGGACCTTGCATTCGCTGCTCGGCGGCGGCGGCGTGAAGCTCTCCACCGTGCGGTTCTCCCCCGTCGTGGTGGCCGTCGAGGGCAAGCTGTCGCGCCGCAAACCCGAGACGTCGGGGGATCCGCGGGACGTCCCGCGCGGCGCATTCAACCCGGGCGCCTTCATGGCCAGCGCGAAGAAGATCACGGCCAATGCGCAGGGCGAGCTCCTCGTGGAGAAGGTGCACCTCACGCTGACGACGGCCGAGTGGCGCGTCTTCCGGCAGAAGACCTTGAAGCCGCTCGCCGCGCGCGCGGCGGCGGCGCTGGCGAAGGCCGATTTCGTGGCGGCCGAGAAGGACATCCGCGGCATGCTCGACGCGCTCGACCAGCGATTCGGCCGCTTCGCCCCGCGGATGGTCACGTACGACGAGCTCGCGACCCTGCTCCGCGTGCTCGTCCCGCCGGCCTCCGGCGCCGACGAGGACCCCGCGGCGCGGGCCGAGGCGTGCAACGACGCGCGGAGACGTTATCGAATCGGGTACGGCGGGCCGGCCTGGCCGACCGAGGGCGAGCGGCGGGAGGTGTCGCGGATGCTCGTCGCGCTCTTCGAATGCGCGGCGAAGAACTACGAGCAGGCGGCGGGGAAATCGCCGTCCTCCCCGCGCGAACGGGCGCTCGCGCGGAGCCTCGTCGAGCTCTTCGAAGACGCGGGCTGGGACGAGTTCGACGACAAGAAACGGGAGGCGCTCGCGAAGCGGGCGGAGGAGCTCCGGAAGAAATGGCCCCTCGAGCCGGAGCCCCCTCCTATTCCTCGATGA